A region of Acidobacteriota bacterium DNA encodes the following proteins:
- a CDS encoding NAD(P)/FAD-dependent oxidoreductase encodes MDQQDNLTNTHHRVLILGGGTAGIITASHLRRAGQDGIAIIEPSAQHFYQPLWTLVGAGVVPRETTVRGEGDYIPQGVRWLRDRVVEVDPERQAVRTASGATITYDFLVVAAGIQLNWDAIPGLRQAIERGEASSNYNYDLAPRTWDLIRNFKGGTALFHMPGGPIKCPGAPQKIMYLAADHFRRKGILRSARVIYGSATGSIYGAKDYAAVLDRVVARYGIETHFNHELVEVLPEKKEAIFRLKNGAEGERTTIPYDFLHVVPPQSAPDFIRQSALADPNNPQGGWVKVNKLTLQHVDYPNVFALGDVANTPNAKTGAAVAHQAPVAAANLLAVIRGKEPVAHYDGYIACPIVTAYGRMLLCELDYSGKPAPRIPVINTFKERYDMWLLKRYGLPWLYWNVLLPGKKTPFLDERKATDALQQESLALP; translated from the coding sequence ATGGACCAACAAGATAATCTGACAAACACCCACCACCGGGTCCTTATTCTGGGTGGCGGGACGGCAGGCATCATAACGGCCAGCCACCTTCGCCGGGCCGGCCAGGATGGGATTGCAATCATCGAGCCCTCGGCGCAGCACTTCTATCAACCTCTTTGGACTTTGGTAGGCGCCGGCGTGGTCCCCAGGGAGACCACCGTCCGCGGCGAAGGCGACTACATTCCGCAAGGCGTCCGATGGCTCCGTGACCGCGTGGTGGAGGTTGACCCCGAACGCCAGGCGGTACGAACCGCCTCTGGCGCGACCATCACTTACGATTTCCTGGTTGTCGCGGCCGGCATTCAGCTCAACTGGGACGCGATCCCGGGCCTGCGGCAGGCCATTGAACGCGGCGAGGCCTCCAGCAATTACAACTATGACCTTGCACCCAGAACCTGGGACCTGATCAGGAATTTCAAGGGTGGAACGGCACTGTTCCACATGCCGGGCGGCCCCATCAAGTGCCCGGGCGCGCCGCAGAAGATCATGTATCTGGCCGCAGACCACTTCCGACGCAAGGGCATCCTCCGCAGCGCCAGAGTGATATACGGCTCGGCGACGGGCTCGATTTACGGCGCCAAAGACTACGCTGCCGTACTGGACCGCGTCGTTGCGCGTTACGGAATTGAAACGCACTTCAATCACGAACTGGTGGAAGTGCTGCCGGAAAAGAAGGAAGCGATTTTCCGGCTGAAGAACGGGGCCGAAGGCGAGCGGACCACCATTCCGTACGACTTTCTGCACGTGGTGCCTCCGCAAAGCGCACCCGATTTTATCCGCCAGAGCGCGTTGGCCGATCCCAACAACCCGCAGGGCGGCTGGGTAAAGGTGAACAAACTCACCTTGCAGCACGTGGATTATCCCAACGTGTTTGCGCTGGGTGACGTGGCCAACACGCCCAATGCCAAGACGGGGGCCGCGGTGGCACACCAGGCCCCGGTGGCCGCCGCAAATCTTCTTGCGGTCATCAGAGGCAAGGAGCCGGTGGCCCACTATGACGGATATATCGCCTGCCCCATTGTCACCGCCTACGGGCGTATGCTGCTGTGCGAACTCGACTACAGCGGCAAGCCGGCGCCGCGCATTCCGGTCATCAATACCTTCAAGGAACGGTATGACATGTGGCTTCTGAAACGCTACGGCCTGCCCTGGCTTTATTGGAACGTGTTGCTGCCCGGAAAGAAAACGCCTTTCCTCGACGAGCGGAAAGCCACCGACGCGTTGCAGCAGGAGAGCCTGGCTCTGCCATAA
- a CDS encoding Gfo/Idh/MocA family oxidoreductase, with the protein MAKQVFSRREFMRSSAGAGMALSVPPYLMDPGRTSASQPPSPTDTVRFGMVGIGMEGSGVLETSVSLPGVECVAACDLYDGRHTLANEIINGATGKTVPTTRRYQDLLGNKEIDAVVVAVPDHWHAKIIMDACNAGKDVYCEKPMTHKLEEGFEIIEAAQKNNRIVQIGSQRRSSIHFAKAKELIGQGAIGDVWLVEAILGRNSPCGAWVYPPPPGLSPENLDWETWLGDAPKRPFDPIRFARWRAFEDYGEGLPGDLFVHTLTGIHYVMGLDAPPQRAQTYGGLYYWKDGRDFPDLMTTLYEYPTLRAAVLMTQMTDITEVTRFHGTRGTIEVYGDGDRLTVAPQDGKDHEPCYYDSSFPAQMRARYEKEWRRGNESKLETARPVEAQASYSYPQGYSEFRHHLWNFFESVRTRRPSVEDAVFGNNTSIGCHMANYSYFHKSAAVWDAASKTITA; encoded by the coding sequence ATGGCAAAGCAAGTTTTTTCACGCCGCGAGTTCATGCGGTCTTCAGCGGGAGCTGGCATGGCCCTGTCGGTGCCGCCTTATTTAATGGATCCGGGGAGAACGAGCGCGTCTCAGCCGCCGTCGCCCACTGACACTGTCCGCTTTGGCATGGTTGGTATCGGGATGGAAGGCTCCGGAGTGCTGGAAACATCGGTCAGCCTTCCGGGTGTCGAGTGCGTGGCTGCCTGTGACCTGTATGATGGCCGGCACACGCTCGCCAACGAAATCATCAACGGAGCGACCGGCAAGACGGTGCCAACCACCCGCCGCTATCAGGACCTGCTCGGCAACAAAGAGATTGATGCCGTGGTGGTTGCCGTCCCCGACCACTGGCACGCGAAGATCATCATGGATGCCTGCAACGCCGGCAAGGACGTCTATTGCGAAAAGCCGATGACCCACAAGCTCGAAGAGGGATTTGAGATCATCGAGGCGGCGCAGAAGAACAACCGCATTGTACAGATTGGAAGCCAGCGCCGGAGTTCTATTCACTTCGCAAAAGCCAAGGAGCTCATCGGGCAGGGCGCCATCGGCGACGTCTGGCTGGTGGAAGCCATCCTGGGCCGCAATTCTCCCTGCGGGGCGTGGGTGTATCCTCCTCCTCCCGGCCTCTCGCCCGAAAACCTCGACTGGGAAACGTGGCTTGGCGATGCGCCAAAGCGTCCGTTTGATCCCATCCGCTTCGCGCGCTGGCGGGCTTTCGAAGACTACGGTGAAGGCCTGCCGGGCGATCTCTTTGTTCACACTCTAACGGGAATCCACTACGTGATGGGCCTCGATGCTCCGCCCCAGCGGGCGCAAACCTACGGCGGGCTTTATTACTGGAAAGACGGGCGCGATTTTCCGGATTTGATGACCACGCTTTACGAGTACCCGACCCTGCGAGCCGCGGTCCTGATGACACAAATGACGGATATAACGGAAGTGACCCGCTTCCACGGCACCAGGGGGACCATCGAGGTGTATGGTGATGGCGACCGTTTGACCGTGGCCCCCCAGGACGGCAAAGATCACGAACCCTGCTACTACGATTCGAGCTTTCCCGCGCAGATGCGCGCCCGCTACGAAAAGGAGTGGCGCCGAGGGAACGAATCGAAGCTGGAAACTGCCAGGCCTGTCGAGGCACAAGCCTCATACAGCTATCCGCAGGGTTACAGTGAATTTCGGCACCACCTCTGGAACTTTTTCGAATCAGTGCGGACCCGGCGCCCCTCGGTGGAAGACGCCGTCTTCGGCAATAACACCTCGATTGGCTGCCACATGGCCAATTATTCATACTTTCATAAATCCGCCGCGGTTTGGGACGCCGCCAGCAAAACCATAACCGCGTAG
- a CDS encoding septal ring lytic transglycosylase RlpA family protein, with amino-acid sequence MKKLIMGCTVAALTMLSSPSEGIPGSINSLSWPSIVESRQFGIASWYGVEFQGLETASGPPFDMNAMTCAHRDLPLGTLIRVTDLVNLRSVILKINDRGPYVGNRVLDVSRAAAKRLGFLGAGLAPVRIDVVRLPRHCITIRPGPALVASVTKPSKP; translated from the coding sequence ATGAAAAAGCTGATTATGGGTTGCACAGTGGCGGCCCTTACCATGCTCTCCTCTCCGTCAGAGGGGATACCGGGAAGCATCAACTCGCTAAGCTGGCCTTCTATTGTCGAAAGCCGCCAGTTCGGAATTGCAAGCTGGTACGGAGTCGAGTTCCAGGGCTTAGAGACTGCCAGCGGACCGCCCTTCGATATGAACGCCATGACCTGTGCCCATCGCGACTTGCCTTTGGGCACTCTGATCAGAGTGACCGATCTTGTGAATTTGAGGTCAGTGATTCTGAAGATCAATGACCGTGGGCCGTATGTCGGTAACCGTGTGCTTGACGTCAGCCGGGCCGCCGCAAAACGTCTGGGGTTTCTCGGCGCAGGTCTGGCCCCCGTCCGGATCGATGTCGTCAGGCTGCCCCGGCATTGCATCACCATCCGGCCCGGACCGGCCCTCGTTGCCTCGGTCACGAAACCATCGAAGCCGTAG